A genome region from Zootoca vivipara chromosome 11, rZooViv1.1, whole genome shotgun sequence includes the following:
- the TMEM171 gene encoding transmembrane protein 171, with amino-acid sequence MYPVPGSMHEGDNGHPRKLISFLFVFGITLLCAGFLLSMFVLQTCPSGAFGDCKGALKIIGPLLAVTGLVCIILAQSRAKGYLREVQLQDDQVYGFVFCRGNCQFAQFLVFGFLFLTSGMLISVLGIWIPGCSPGWRYQQFNHSNASDVELQDCGFHSVQTMGPLIVLIGLCFFVIAHIKKKQNINFVHESSVNEEEQLDPESFQVTVGDTVMVFPPPPPPYFADCPLQTITPCVVTSDLPLSENPPPYHSTFIN; translated from the exons atgtatccaGTTCCTGGTTCCATGCATGAAGGAGATAATGGACATCCTAGGAAACTTATCTCTTTCCTTTTCGTTTTTGGCATTACGTTGTTATGTGCTGGATTTCTGCTTTCGATGTTTGTGTTGCAGACATGCCCAAGTGGTGCCTTTGGTGACTGTAAAGGAGCCCTCAAAATCATTGGGCCTCTGCTTGCTGTTACTGGACTAGTTTGTATAATTCTGGCACAATCGAGAGCTAAAGGCTACCTCAGAGAGGTGCAATTGCAAGATGACCAGGTGTACGGGTTTGTTTTTTGTCGAGGAAACTGCCAGTTTGCTCAGTTCCTTgtctttggttttttatttttaactagtGGGATGCTAATCAGCGTCCTTGGCATTTGGATTCCGGGATGTAGCCCAGGCTGGCGCTATCAGCAGTTTAACCATAGCAATGCTTCTGATGTTGAACTCCAGGATTGTGGATTTCATTCTGTTCAGACCATGGGACCTTTGATTGTGCTCATTGGGTTGTGTTTCTTTGTGATAGCtcacattaaaaagaaacaaaacataaatTTCGTCCATGAGTCTTCTGTCAATGAAGAAGAGCAGCTGGATCCTGAATCATTTCAAGTTACAGTGG GTGATACTGTAATGGTAttcccaccaccgccaccaccttaTTTCGCTGACTGTCCACTGCAAACAATAACTCCTTGCGTGGTAACAAGTGATTTGCCTTTAAGTGAAAATCCTCCACCGTACCACAGCACTTTTATTAATTG A
- the TMEM174 gene encoding LOW QUALITY PROTEIN: transmembrane protein 174 (The sequence of the model RefSeq protein was modified relative to this genomic sequence to represent the inferred CDS: inserted 4 bases in 2 codons; deleted 2 bases in 2 codons) yields the protein MPSFPCVFSFTPCQPSSSELMVSDGDKAGATLFFSGAFCGLVGITFTVMGWAKYERVTRFEWTQLLGPVLFPVGVTFLQIAVCMFKMIACKSCSPSEGSASDNRPDSYWTXSVVFTGISQPINFHVATVHPSLFSXQEGISMNSPNAHQVLSHPEILPFSGLLIPALSPPCYYNVNPGLDNSAFSAGENYSAYLPAETRIGRSTDSLQEPGEMLNEDLNNDISPPPYEILFPKWS from the exons ATGCCTTCCTTCCCCTGCGTGTTTTCCTTCACTCCTTGTCAGCCGAGCAGTTCTGAACTCATG GTGTCCGATGGCGACAAAGCTGGTGCCACACTATTTTTCTCTGGTGCGTTTTGTGGGCTAGTAGGAATTACATTCACCGTGATGGGATGGGCAAAATATGAAAGGGTCACTCGCTTTGAATGGACTCAGTTGCTTGGGCCTGTTCTGTTTCCAGTAGGCGTGACTTTTTTGCAGATTGCTGTGTGCATGTTTAAAATGATTGCTTGCAAATCATGCAGCCCAAGTGAAGGAAGCGCATCTGACAACAGGCCAGACTCCTATTGGAC ATCCGTTGTTTTCACTGGGATTAGCCAGCCTATAAACTTCCACGTTGCTACAGTACATCCCTCCTTATTCAG CCAGGAAGGTATCAGCATGAATTCTCCTAATGCTCATCAAGTATTGAGTCATCCTGAAATTCTTCCATTCTCCGGGCTACTAATTCCCGCTTTGAGCCCTCCTTGTTACTATAATGTCAACCCC GGCCTGGACAACTCTGCTTTTTCTGCAGGTGAGAATTACTCTGCTTATCTTCCTGCAGAAACCAGAATCGGAAG GTCAACTGACAGTCTCCAAGAACCTGGAGAGATGCTGAATGAAGATCTTAACAATGACATCTCACCCCCACCATATGAGATACTATTTCCAAAGTGGtcttaa